Proteins encoded within one genomic window of Phototrophicus methaneseepsis:
- the ilvD gene encoding dihydroxy-acid dehydratase, with protein MSTAAPDQAASNTALNARSRTLVAGTDRAAARAMLKAIGLTDEDLEKPLIAVANTWTEVGPCNFHLRRLSAKVKEGIKRAGGTPLEFNTVSISDGITMGTEGMKASLISRELIADSIELVTRANYFDGVIAISSCDKTIPGTIMALIRLNIPSLMLYGGTIAPGSYQEKPIDLVSVYEAIGKYQVGDIGFDELKAIEDRACPGPGACGGQYTANTMAMIGEIIGISPMGMNDVPAEDPEKLDVALQAGEMLLKLIEADMTPDKLITRKSLENAIASAAATGGSTNSVLHTLAFAREAGIDFTLEDIRKISLKTPIIADMRPTGQFVAKDLYEAGGVRLLTQRMLEGGYLYGDTLTVNGTTLAEEAASATETPGQVVIHSLDNPIKPTGGLVVLHGNLAPNGAVVKLKGNEPQHHKGPARIFDTEEDAFHAVQNREIQKGDVVVIRYEGPVGGPGMREMLLVTAALVGQGLGQDVMLITDGRFSGGTRGLMIGHIAPEAMIGGPIGLLQEGDIIEVDAEAGTINVLLDDEELVNRRKSWQPPKPHFKSGVMAKYAKLAAQADDGAVSNLFT; from the coding sequence ATGTCCACCGCCGCCCCCGATCAGGCTGCATCCAACACTGCGTTAAATGCACGCAGCCGCACATTGGTCGCTGGTACAGACCGTGCCGCGGCCCGCGCTATGCTCAAAGCCATCGGCCTGACCGATGAAGACCTTGAAAAGCCCCTTATTGCCGTCGCCAACACCTGGACAGAAGTCGGGCCGTGTAACTTCCACCTGCGCCGTCTCTCCGCTAAGGTGAAGGAAGGCATCAAACGGGCAGGCGGCACACCGCTGGAATTCAACACTGTCTCGATCAGCGATGGTATTACGATGGGTACGGAAGGCATGAAAGCCTCGCTCATCAGCCGCGAACTGATTGCCGATAGCATCGAGCTGGTCACACGCGCCAATTACTTCGACGGTGTGATTGCCATTAGCTCCTGCGACAAGACCATTCCGGGCACCATCATGGCGCTCATCCGCCTGAACATTCCCTCTCTGATGCTCTACGGTGGCACCATTGCCCCAGGCAGCTACCAGGAAAAGCCCATTGATCTGGTCAGCGTGTACGAAGCGATTGGTAAATATCAGGTTGGCGACATCGGCTTTGATGAGCTCAAAGCCATTGAAGACCGCGCTTGCCCTGGGCCGGGTGCCTGTGGTGGGCAATACACCGCCAATACCATGGCGATGATCGGCGAGATTATCGGCATTTCCCCCATGGGCATGAATGACGTCCCGGCAGAGGACCCCGAGAAACTCGATGTAGCCCTGCAAGCTGGCGAAATGCTGCTCAAACTGATTGAAGCTGATATGACGCCGGATAAGCTCATCACCCGCAAATCGCTTGAAAATGCCATTGCCAGCGCGGCGGCAACGGGTGGCAGCACCAACAGCGTCTTGCATACACTGGCTTTCGCCCGCGAAGCAGGCATCGACTTCACGCTGGAAGATATTCGCAAGATCAGCTTGAAGACGCCGATCATCGCCGATATGCGCCCCACCGGGCAGTTCGTCGCTAAAGACCTGTACGAAGCGGGCGGCGTGCGCCTGCTGACACAGCGCATGCTCGAAGGCGGCTATCTATACGGCGACACCCTGACTGTTAACGGCACCACCCTGGCAGAAGAAGCCGCCAGCGCGACAGAAACCCCCGGCCAGGTGGTGATTCACTCATTGGATAACCCCATCAAGCCAACGGGTGGCCTAGTCGTGCTGCATGGCAACCTGGCCCCCAATGGCGCTGTCGTCAAGCTGAAAGGCAACGAGCCACAACATCACAAAGGCCCGGCGCGCATCTTCGACACAGAAGAAGATGCCTTCCATGCTGTCCAAAATCGCGAGATCCAAAAGGGGGATGTGGTCGTCATCCGCTATGAAGGCCCCGTTGGCGGCCCCGGTATGCGCGAAATGCTGCTGGTGACGGCAGCGCTGGTCGGCCAAGGCCTAGGCCAGGATGTCATGCTCATTACCGATGGGCGCTTTAGCGGGGGCACGCGCGGCCTGATGATCGGGCACATCGCACCAGAAGCGATGATTGGCGGCCCAATTGGCCTGCTGCAAGAAGGCGACATCATCGAAGTGGATGCAGAAGCGGGCACGATCAACGTGCTGCTGGATGACGAAGAACTGGTAAACCGTCGCAAATCCTGGCAACCGCCGAAACCACACTTCAAATCCGGCGTGATGGCTAAATATGCCAAATTGGCCGCACAGGCAGACGATGGCGCCGTTTCTAACCTGTTCACCTAA